In Chanodichthys erythropterus isolate Z2021 chromosome 7, ASM2448905v1, whole genome shotgun sequence, a genomic segment contains:
- the si:dkey-12e7.1 gene encoding uncharacterized protein si:dkey-12e7.1 → MPQRKRALVPINTRRRVKGDEDYFPFNSLPVECQLHVLSFLSEVDKCNAALVCASWSCLVRSGKLWRVADYSRRGVFHLGQEGLLVSNREFERWKAWVNHYTHHLISRGASLLTLKASFDLGDPCNKWGELLSHLLENVHCRDLSHLDLNWTFTLLEPLDLRVHTSSSSHQDNITKMDQVNNFQILLTRLVHSCPRITKMRLHFDWSETSVTLITQFQHLRILELKYFWVFKGVSPNTLQTLTKSLPNLKSLTLHVLVPLRNLGISYTLESLSLEFLDVSPSRGLVFSCLNLPALRELRAKKIVRGITLDRRTRLRIQSRWPCLYQVLREGTPKLQALNNERLLPNWKEQSYRELTSILQQSCYCLQHLDSWLW, encoded by the coding sequence ATGCCTCAACGGAAgagagcccttgttcccattaATACAAGGAGAAGGGTTAAAGGTGATGAAGATTACTTCCCTTTCAACTCCCTCCCGGTGGAATGTCAGCTCCATGTGCTCTCGTTCCTGAGTGAGGTGGACAAATGCAACGCTGCCCTTGTGTGTGCAAGCTGGAGTTGCTTAGTGCGCTCCGGAAAGCTCTGGAGAGTCGCAGACTATTCTCGCCGTGGGGTGTTTCATCTGGGCCAGGAGGGTCTGCTCGTTTCCAACAGAGAGTTTGAGCGCTGGAAAGCTTGGGTTAACCATTACACCCATCATCTTATATCCCGTGGGGCTAGCTTGCTCACCCTGAAGGCCAGTTTTGATCTAGGGGACCCATGCAATAAATGGGGAGAGCTCCTGTCACACCTTCTAGAGAACGTGCATTGCCGTGATCTCAGTCATTTAGATCTGAACTGGACATTTACGCTGCTGGAGCCCCTCGACCTTCGTGTTCACACCAGTTCTAGTTCTCACCAAGACAATATTACCAAGATGGACCAGGTTAATAACTTCCAGATTCTCCTGACCAGACTCGTCCACAGCTGTCCCAGGATAACCAAAATGCGGCTGCACTTCGACTGGTCTGAAACATCAGTTACGCTGATCACTCAGTTTCAGCACCTTCGTATCTTAGAACTGAAGTATTTTTGGGTATTCAAAGGGGTCAGCCCGAACACTTTACAGACACTGACGAAATCGCTCCCTAATCTGAAGTCCCTCACGCTCCATGTTCTTGTACCACTGCGAAATTTAGGCATCTCGTACACCCTCGAATCGCTTTCGCTCGAGTTCTTGGACGTGTCGCCCAGTCGCGGTCTGGTCTTCTCCTGCCTCAACCTTCCGGCGCTGCGAGAGCTGCGGGCGAAGAAGATCGTTCGGGGCATTACTCTGGACCGCCGGACTCGACTACGCATACAGAGCCGATGGCCCTGCTTGTATCAGGTCTTACGTGAAGGGACGCCCAAACTTCAGGCCCTTAACAATGAAAGACTCCTTCCCAACTGGAAAGAGCAAAGTTACAGAGAGCTGACGTCAATCCTCCAGCAGTCTTGCTATTGCCTTCAGCATTTAGACAGCTGGCTCTGGTGA